The Bdellovibrionales bacterium genome contains the following window.
CCGACGGGAATTATTTCGATCGTTCTTTCCTGGAATCTTTCACTGCGTTTATTGGCGGAGCGTTTAGCTCCAGCACTGGCTGCGGGAAATATCTGTCTTGTTAAGATCTCAGAACTTTCTCCGGTGACTGCGAAAATCATGGGCGAAGTGCTGACAGCGGCAAATGCACCGAAAGGTCTTGTGCAGTTGATTCAGGGCCGTGGTTCAGAAGTGGGCGCATTGCTTGCGGCTCATCCTTCGATCCGTGCGGTGAATTTCGTCGGTAAATTAACGAATGCAGAAAAAATCACGCAGGGGGCTTTGCCACAGTTTAAGAAAGTACAAATCCACTCGGGTGTTAAAAACAATATCTTTGTTTTGAATGAAGTCGATTTCCAAAACAAGATGCCGCAGATTCTTGAAAGTTTTTTGATCGGCCAGGGGCAACTCTGCTGGAACACGACCAGAATTTTCGTTCTGGAGTCTTTCCAGAAAGAATTCACTGAAAAGTTAAAAGAATACTTAGCGAGCCTCAAGCCCGCGACGTCACCAAAAGATTCAAGTCCTTGGTTACCGGTGATCCAAGCGGAAGTTTTGCAACAACTCGAAGCCAAAGCTCAGCAAATCAAAATGGAAGAAGGCAAGCTGATCGCCGGTGGCGCAAAGGCCGACAGCACTGGTTACTTCTTCCAGCCGACGGTGAGCCTCGATCTACCGAACTGTTCAGAGATGCAACAAGAAGAAATCCGCGGTCCAATTCTGATTTTAACGGCGGTGAAATATCAGCACGAGATGGTGAAGTGGGCGAATACCGGTTACTACGGTCATTCGGCTGTCATCTGGGCGCCGAATTCAGAAAAAGCGCTGAAGGTTGCCGAGAAGATCGATGTGGGGACGGTGTCTGTGAACTCTTGGTTCCCTGTGAACTTTGAGCCCGGTCATCGCCAAACGACGTTTGGCCTTGTGGATATGGGGCCATGGGAAAGATTCTATTCTGACGTCAAAGTCTTGACGGGTCTCTAAAACCGGCAAAACTTTGGCGAAACAGCAGTCAGGGATTTGTCGTTAATTCAATGGATGGAAACGAGCGCGGGTACGAACTTCGCAAGAAGGGCAGTGAGCTTCTTCGCGGATGTGGCCAACGATATGATCTACGGCATGTGAAAGTTCCAGAACGGTGCCGCAAAGTACGCAATTGCTTTGGGAATTTATAAACTCACGATGCTTGTCACAATCTGCTTTTTCAAAATATTGCATCTTCTCTATAATGTTTTGCGATTTATCCAAGATGTAACTCCTCTGTACTAGAGACCTCACTGCAAGATCCGTTCACAGGCCAAGGTCCGGACGCCCTCCGCTTTCCGGATACTAAAACGCAATTAGGTGAATCAGACCTTGGTCTAAGCTTTGTAAGCAACCCCGAGCTGGAGGGATTGCAATGAAACATAAAATTTCCGTTTTGATACTTCTCTGCTTACAAGCCGGCTGCGCTGTGGAACTGAAAGACAAACCCAAGGACGAGCCGAAGGTCCAGACGGCAGCGGTGCCTGACTATGTGATCGATGGGCCAGTGAAGCTGACTCAGCATTTAAAGGTTGAGGCGGATCGCGTGGTTTTAACTGAGAATGCTGTGATAACCACGGAAGATAAGACTCTCACTATTATTACTAAGGAGCTAGTCACCGAAGGTGCAATGATCCGTAATTTTCCGTCGGGTGCGAAAGCTTACTTTGCAATGAATGGAAGAACTGGGGGAGCTGTGATCATTTCAGCGCGGAAGGCGCGTGGCACTCTTGATGTTCAACTGAATGGCGAAGGCGGCGGTCATGGTAAGAATGGCTATCTGTCTGAAGGAGGGCATGGCGGGTGTCCTACTGATGGAGCTAATGGCGGGAACCCGGGGAGCCTCAACTTGGAGGTCGTTGATAATAATAGTTTCAATATTAACTGGACGAACACAGTCGGAGAAGCGGGTGAAGCAGGAGTCAAAGGAGCTGCCAATGACAGCACACCGAGAGACCAAATCGGTCCGGGTGGATGCTCTCGAGATCGTGCAGACTCAGTGCCAGGGCTGCCAGGACAGTTTAAAGGTCAAGTTTGTTTAAAATTAGGAAATGCGGAGGCCTTCCGCTGTCAGGAATAAAAAAAGCCGGGGTTCACCCGGCCTCTTTTTTACTTAGAGCTGTTTTAGTTCAAAGCTGCGTAGCTGAACATCAGCTTCTCATCTGCGGCGTGCTTTTCGAAAGCGAAGCCGATGAGTTTAGAAATCAGCTCGGTGTAACCGACACCGGTTGCTTCCCACATCTTTGGATACATCGAGATCTTCGTGAAGCCAGGGATCGTGTTGATCTCGTTCACGTAAAGGTCGCCGTTCTTTTTCAAGAAGAAGTCGACGCGGGTGAGACCGTCGCAGCCCATCACTTGATAAGTCTTCACAGCCATCTTTTGGATCTTTTCAACTTCTTGCGGAGTTAATTGCGCAGGAATCACAATCGAAGCGCCGTTTTCATCCGTGTATTTCGCATCGTAAGAATAGAACTCATGGTGCGCGATCACTTCGCCGGGCAAAGAGGCCTTGGCAGTCGCGTTCAGACCCATCACAGAGCATTCAATCTCGCGGCCTTGAATGAATTCTTCAGCCAATACTTTTGTGTCGTAAGCAAAAGCGTCTTTCAAATCTTTTTCAAAACCCGCTTTGTCTTTGATTTTGTGAACGCCGACAGATGATCCCGCGTTGGCAGGCTTAATGAAAAATGGCGTACCGAGTTTTTTCACAAGTTCGTCGTAAGAAGGTGTGTGCTCTGGAGTCAGAAGTTCGTACTTCGCATTCGGAACCTGCGCGACAGCGAGCAAACGCTTCATCACTTCTTTATCCATGCCAGCTGCTGATGACCAAACACCGCAACCCACAAATGGCAAGTTCATCATTTTGAAAAGACCCTGAATCGTACCGTCTTCACCGAAAGTGCCATGCAAAACCGGGAAGGCACAATCGACCGTCGTCTTTGTCTGGTTTTTCAGAGAGAAAAACAAGGGCTTACCGCCTTCAGAGATCAAGGCCACGGGGTCCGAGCCTGCAGGCAAAGATTTGTCAGACAAGCGCACCACTTGGTCGAAAACTTCAAGGCCACTAAAGCGATACCAAGAGCCTTCTTTGCTGATGCCAACCAAGATGAAGTCATATTTTGTCTTATCAAGAGCGTTGGCTACGTTTTTAGCCGAGCGAATGGATACTTCGTGTTCTGAAGATCTTCCGCCAAAAATGAGTGCTACTGTTTTCTTCATGCCATCTCCACAAGTTCTTTTGCTAATCCAGAAATCCCTTTAAAGATTTCGTGAGGTTTTGCATTACCATACATGTAAGCCGGTGTTGTAATGACTTTTGTTTCGCGATCAGTGACATAATCATCCACTGGGCAAACTTCGTGCTGCGCTCCGGTTTTCAAAACTTCAGCGATAGTTTCTTTATCATCACCGAGAGTCACAGTGACTCGTTCGCTGCCCAAAACTTTCGCCAGCAGAACAGGCGCGATGCAAATCGCCGCGATCGGTTTAGTTTCTTGGTGAAAAGCTCTGATGTTTTTTTCTACGTCAGGAAGAACCGTGCACTTCGAGCCTTTGAAGGCCCAGTCACTCAAGTTCTTCGCCGCGCCAAAGCCGCCGA
Protein-coding sequences here:
- a CDS encoding aldehyde dehydrogenase family protein, which encodes MGAQEFLNFIDGEFSQSQSKASFAKTNPFNGEVLGNVAASDAMDVIRAIQAAKRAQTEMEKWTLAQRAELLTSIAAKLEEKAEEYAYEEALHQGLPLNFVREKSLQYAIQQFRTAAEAVLRFEQSKSQNLQAQPTGIISIVLSWNLSLRLLAERLAPALAAGNICLVKISELSPVTAKIMGEVLTAANAPKGLVQLIQGRGSEVGALLAAHPSIRAVNFVGKLTNAEKITQGALPQFKKVQIHSGVKNNIFVLNEVDFQNKMPQILESFLIGQGQLCWNTTRIFVLESFQKEFTEKLKEYLASLKPATSPKDSSPWLPVIQAEVLQQLEAKAQQIKMEEGKLIAGGAKADSTGYFFQPTVSLDLPNCSEMQQEEIRGPILILTAVKYQHEMVKWANTGYYGHSAVIWAPNSEKALKVAEKIDVGTVSVNSWFPVNFEPGHRQTTFGLVDMGPWERFYSDVKVLTGL
- a CDS encoding D-alanine--D-alanine ligase codes for the protein MKKTVALIFGGRSSEHEVSIRSAKNVANALDKTKYDFILVGISKEGSWYRFSGLEVFDQVVRLSDKSLPAGSDPVALISEGGKPLFFSLKNQTKTTVDCAFPVLHGTFGEDGTIQGLFKMMNLPFVGCGVWSSAAGMDKEVMKRLLAVAQVPNAKYELLTPEHTPSYDELVKKLGTPFFIKPANAGSSVGVHKIKDKAGFEKDLKDAFAYDTKVLAEEFIQGREIECSVMGLNATAKASLPGEVIAHHEFYSYDAKYTDENGASIVIPAQLTPQEVEKIQKMAVKTYQVMGCDGLTRVDFFLKKNGDLYVNEINTIPGFTKISMYPKMWEATGVGYTELISKLIGFAFEKHAADEKLMFSYAALN
- the elbB gene encoding isoprenoid biosynthesis glyoxalase ElbB, which gives rise to MKKVAVVLAGCGNKDGAEITEAVSLLIALSQNGAEYMCFAPSVEFEALNFTTDQAMGQKRNVLTEAARIARGNIQDLKTLDVKKYDALAFVGGFGAAKNLSDWAFKGSKCTVLPDVEKNIRAFHQETKPIAAICIAPVLLAKVLGSERVTVTLGDDKETIAEVLKTGAQHEVCPVDDYVTDRETKVITTPAYMYGNAKPHEIFKGISGLAKELVEMA